In Populus trichocarpa isolate Nisqually-1 chromosome 7, P.trichocarpa_v4.1, whole genome shotgun sequence, the following proteins share a genomic window:
- the LOC18100867 gene encoding cysteine-rich repeat secretory protein 38 translates to MSFSNFASFLCLLAFSLLVHTGFGADPLFHFCSTPENFTANGPYESNLNKLTSFLYYQAPRTGFGMGSKGQKPVQAYGLALCRGDASTSDCKTCVVEAGSEIRKRCPYNKAAIIWYDNCLLKYSNKGFFGQIDNGNKFYMWNVNAVSEPVPFNEKTKELLTQLANKAKATPKLYATGGMELGESTKLYGLVQCTRDLSSAVCKKCLDGIIGELPSCCDGKEGGRVVSGSCNFRYEIYPFVNA, encoded by the coding sequence ATGTCTTTCTCCAACTTCGCCTCCTTTCTATGTCTCTTAGCCTTTTCTCTCCTTGTCCACACTGGTTTTGGAGCTGACCCACTTTTCCATTTCTGTTCAACTCCTGAGAACTTCACTGCCAATGGCCCATATGAATCCAACCTAAACAAGCTTACTAGTTTCCTCTACTATCAAGCCCCTCGTACAGGTTTTGGTATGGGTTCAAAAGGCCAGAAACCGGTCCAAGCATATGGGCTCGCTCTCTGTAGAGGTGACGCCTCAACCTCAGATTGCAAGACCTGTGTTGTTGAGGCAGGCAGTGAGATTCGAAAGCGCTGTCCATACAATAAAGCGGCCATCATTTGGTATGATAACTGTCTTTTGAAGTACTCAAACAAAGGATTCTTTGGCCAAATTGATAATGGAAACAAGTTCTATATGTGGAACGTGAATGCTGTAAGTGAGCCAGTTCCATTCAATGAAAAGACCAAAGAGCTTTTGACCCAGCTTGCCAATAAAGCTAAAGCAACCCCCAAGTTGTACGCAACAGGAGGGATGGAGCTAGGAGAATCAACCAAGCTATATGGCTTGGTCCAGTGCACTCGGGATCTTTCTAGTGCTGTTTGTAAGAAATGCCTCGATGGTATAATCGGTGAACTTCCAAGCTGCTGTGACGGGAAAGAAGGTGGCAGAGTTGTCAGTGGGAGTTGCAATTTCAGATATGAAATATACCCTTTTGTCAATGCTTAA